In Canis lupus dingo isolate Sandy chromosome 27, ASM325472v2, whole genome shotgun sequence, one genomic interval encodes:
- the PFKM gene encoding ATP-dependent 6-phosphofructokinase, muscle type isoform X2: protein MTHEEHHAAKTLGIGKAIAVLTSGGDAQGMNAAVRAVVRVGIFTGARVFFVHEGYQGLVDGGDHIREATWESVSMMLQLGGTVIGSARCKDFREREGRLRAAHNLVKRGITNLCVIGGDGSLTGADTFRSEWSDLLSDLQKAGKITAEEATKSSYLNIVGLVGSIDNDFCGTDMTIGTDSALHRIIEIVDAITTTAQSHQRTFVLEVMGRHCGYLALVTSLSCGADWVFIPECPPDDDWEEHLCRRLSETRTRGSRLNIIIVAEGAIDKNGKPITSEEIKELVVKRLGYDTRVTVLGHVQRGGTPSAFDRILGSRMGVEAVMALLEGTPDTPACVVSLSGNQAVRLPLMECVQVTKDVTKAMNDRKFDEAMKLRGRSFMNNWEVYKLLAHIRPPVSKTSATMHTVAVMNVGAPAAGMNAAVRSTVRIGLIQGNRVLVVHDGFEGLAKGQIEEAGWSYVGGWTGQGGSKLGTKRTLPKKSFEQISANITKFNIQGLIIIGGFEAYTGGLELMEGRKQFDELCIPFVVIPATVSNNVPGSDFSVGADTALNTICTTCDRIKQSAAGTKRRVFIIETMGGYCGYLATMAGLAAGADAAYIFEEPFTIRDLQANVEHLVQKMKTTVKRGLVLRNEKCNENYTTDFIFNLYSEEGKGIFDSRKNVLGHMQQGGSPTPFDRNFATKMGAKAMNWMSGKIKESYRNGRIFANTPDSGCVLGMRKRALVFQPVTELKDQTDFDHRIPKEQWWLKLRPILKILAKYEIDLDTTEHAHLEHISRKRSGETSI from the exons GTATGAATGCTGCTGTCAGGGCTGTGGTTCGAGTGGGTATCTTTACTGGTGCCCGTGTCTTCTTTGTCCATGAG GGTTACCAAGGCCTGGTGGATGGTGGAGATCACATCAGGGAAGCCACCTGGGAGAGCGTTTCGATGATGCTTCAGCTG GGTGGCACAGTCATTGGAAGTGCCCGGTGTAAGGATTTTCGGGAACGAGAGGGGCGACTTCGAGCTGCCCACAACCTAGTGAAACGTGGGATCACCAATCTGTGTGTCATCGGGGGTGATGGCAGCCTCACTGGGGCGGACACCTTCCGTTCTGAGTGGAGTGACTTGCTGAGTGACCTCCAGAAAGCGG GTAAGATCACAGCGGAGGAGGCTACGAAGTCCAGCTACCTGAATATCGTGGGCTTGGTGGGCTCAATTGACAATGACTTTTGCGGCACTGACATGACCATCGGCACCGACTCTGCCCTGCACCGGATCATAGAGATCGTGGATGCCATCACCACTACTGCTCAGAG CCACCAGAGGACGTTTGTGTTGGAAGTGATGGGCCGGCACTGTGG aTACCTGGCCCTTGTCACCTCCCTCTCCTGTGGGGCTGACTGGGTTTTTATTCCTGAATGTCCGCCAGATGATGACTGGGAGGAACATCTTTGTCGCCGGCTTAGTGAG ACAAGGACCCGGGGTTCTCGTCTCAACATCATCATTGTGGCTGAGGGTGCGATTGACAAGAATGGGAAACCAATCAcctcagaagaaatcaaggaG CTGGTGGTAAAGCGTCTGGGATATGACACTCGGGTCACTGTCTTGGGGCATGTGCAGCGGGGTGGGACCCCATCAGCCTTCGACCGAATCCTG GGCAGCAGGATGGGTGTGGAAGCAGTGATGGCGCTCTTGGAGGGGACCCCGGACACCCCGGCCTGCGTGGTGAGCCTCTCTGGTAACCAGGCTGTGCGCCTGCCCCTCATGGAGTGTGTACAGGTG ACCAAGGATGTGACCAAGGCCATGAATGACAGGAAATTCGATGAAGCCATGAAGCTGAGAGGCCG GAGCTTCATGAACAACTGGGAGGTGTACAAGCTTCTGGCTCACATCAGACCTCCCGTCTCGAAGACATCG gctACCATGCACACGGTGGCCGTGATGAACGTGGGTGCCCCAGCCGCAGGCATGAATGCTGCCGTCCGCTCCACCGTGAGAATTGGACTCATCCAGGGCAACCGGGTGCTGGTTGTGCATGATGGCTTCGAGGGCCTGGCCAAGGGTCAG ATCGAGGAGGCTGGCTGGAGCTATGTGGGGGGCTGGACTGGCCAAGGCGGTTCCAAACTTGGGACTAAGAG GACTCTGCCCAAGAAGAGCTTTGAGCAGATCAGTGCCAACATCACTAAGTTTAACATTCAGGGCCTGATCATCATCGGGGGCTTTGAG GCTTACACTGGGGGCCTGGAGCTGATGGAGGGCAGGAAGCAGTTTGATGAGCTGTGCATCCCGTTTGTGGTCATCCCTGCTACGGTGTCCAACAACGTCCCTGGCTCGGACTTCAGCGTGGGCGCTGACACAGCCCTCAACACTATCTGCACG ACCTGTGACCGCATCAAGCAGTCAGCAGCAGGCACCAAGCGGCGGGTGTTCATCATTGAAACTATGGGTGGCTACTGCGGCTACCTGGCCACCATGGCAGGCCTGGCCGCTGGGGCGGATGCTGCCTACATTTTTGAGGAGCCCTTCACCATTCGGGACCTGCAG GCAAATGTTGAACATCTGGtgcaaaagatgaaaacaactgTGAAGAGGGGCCTGGTGTTAAG GAATGAGAAGTGCAATGAGAACTATACCACGGACTTCATTTTCAACCTGTACtctgaggaggggaagggcatCTTCGACAGCAGGAAGAATGTGCTCGGCCACATGCAGCAG ggTGGGAGCCCAACTCCATTTGATAGGAATTTTGCCACTAAGATGGGCGCCAAGGCTATGAACTGGATGTCTGGGAAAATCAAAGAGAGTTACCGTAATG GGAGGATCTTTGCCAATACGCCAGACTCGGGCTGTGTTCTGGGGATGCGTAAGAGGGCTCTGGTCTTTCAACCAGTGACTGAGCTGAAGGACCAGACAGATTTTGA TCACCGCATCCCCAAGGAACAGTGGTGGCTGAAGCTGAGGCCCATCCTCAAAATCCTAGCCAAGTACGAGATTGACTTGGACACCACAGAGCACGCCCACCTGGAGCACATCAGTCGGAAGCGATCTGGAGAAACTTCTATCTAA
- the ASB8 gene encoding ankyrin repeat and SOCS box protein 8 isoform X2 has product MVSDADCVELLLEKGAEVNALDGYNRTALHYAAEKDEACVEVLLEYGANPNALDGNRDTPLHWAAFKNNAECVRALLESGASVNALDYNNDTPLSWAAMKGNLESVSILLDYGAEVRVINLKGQTPISRLVALLVRGLGTEKEDSCFELLHRAVGHFELRKNGTMPREVARDQQLCEKLTVLCSAPGTLKTLSRYAVRRSLGLQYLPDAVKGLPLPASLKEYLLLVE; this is encoded by the exons ATGGTGTCAGATGCTGACTGTGTGGAGTTACTCTTGGAAAAAGGAGCTGAG GTGAATGCCCTGGATGGTTACAACCGAACAGCCCTCCACTATGCAGCTGAGAAAGATGAGGCTTGTGTGGAGGTCCTCTTGGAGTATGGAGCAAACCCCAATGCACTGGATGGCAACCGAGACACCCCACTTCACTGGGCAGCCTTTAAGAACAATGCCGAGTGTGTGCGGGCCCTGCTAGAGAGCGGGGCCTCTGTCAATGCCCTGGATTATAACAATGATACCCCGCTCAGCTGGGCCGCCATGAAGGGAAATCTCGAGAGCGTTAGCATCCTTCTTGATTATGGTGCAGAGGTCAGAGTCATCAACCTAAAAGGCCAGACGCCCATCTCCCGCCTGGTGGCTCTGTTAGTTAGGGGACTCGGAACAGAGAAGGAAGACTCTTGCTTTGAGCTCCTCCACAGAGCTGTTGGACACTTTGAATTAAGGAAGAATGGCACCATGCCCCGCGAAGTAGCCAGAGACCAGCAGCTGTGTGAAAAACTGACTGTTCTGTGCTCAGCCCCAGGAACTCTAAAAACACTCTCTCGCTATGCTGTGCGCCGGAGTTTAGGACTCCAGTATCTGCCAGATGCAGTCAAGGGCCTCCCACTGCCAGCTTCTCTGAAGGAATACCTGTTACTTGTGGAATAG
- the ASB8 gene encoding ankyrin repeat and SOCS box protein 8 isoform X1, whose translation MSSSMWYIMQSIQSKYSLSERLIRTIAAIRSFPHDNVEDLIRGGADVNCTHGTLKPLHCACMVSDADCVELLLEKGAEVNALDGYNRTALHYAAEKDEACVEVLLEYGANPNALDGNRDTPLHWAAFKNNAECVRALLESGASVNALDYNNDTPLSWAAMKGNLESVSILLDYGAEVRVINLKGQTPISRLVALLVRGLGTEKEDSCFELLHRAVGHFELRKNGTMPREVARDQQLCEKLTVLCSAPGTLKTLSRYAVRRSLGLQYLPDAVKGLPLPASLKEYLLLVE comes from the exons ATGAGTTCCAGTATGTGGTATATTATGCAGAGCATTCAGAGCAAATACTCTCTCTCAGAGCGCTTAATCCGAACAATCGCTGCCATTCGTTCCTTCCCACATGATAATGTAGAGGACCTCATCAGAGGG GGAGCAGATGTGAACTGTACCCATGGCACACTGAAGCCACTGCACTGTGCCTGCATGGTGTCAGATGCTGACTGTGTGGAGTTACTCTTGGAAAAAGGAGCTGAG GTGAATGCCCTGGATGGTTACAACCGAACAGCCCTCCACTATGCAGCTGAGAAAGATGAGGCTTGTGTGGAGGTCCTCTTGGAGTATGGAGCAAACCCCAATGCACTGGATGGCAACCGAGACACCCCACTTCACTGGGCAGCCTTTAAGAACAATGCCGAGTGTGTGCGGGCCCTGCTAGAGAGCGGGGCCTCTGTCAATGCCCTGGATTATAACAATGATACCCCGCTCAGCTGGGCCGCCATGAAGGGAAATCTCGAGAGCGTTAGCATCCTTCTTGATTATGGTGCAGAGGTCAGAGTCATCAACCTAAAAGGCCAGACGCCCATCTCCCGCCTGGTGGCTCTGTTAGTTAGGGGACTCGGAACAGAGAAGGAAGACTCTTGCTTTGAGCTCCTCCACAGAGCTGTTGGACACTTTGAATTAAGGAAGAATGGCACCATGCCCCGCGAAGTAGCCAGAGACCAGCAGCTGTGTGAAAAACTGACTGTTCTGTGCTCAGCCCCAGGAACTCTAAAAACACTCTCTCGCTATGCTGTGCGCCGGAGTTTAGGACTCCAGTATCTGCCAGATGCAGTCAAGGGCCTCCCACTGCCAGCTTCTCTGAAGGAATACCTGTTACTTGTGGAATAG